The proteins below come from a single Chrysoperla carnea chromosome 1, inChrCarn1.1, whole genome shotgun sequence genomic window:
- the LOC123305136 gene encoding endocuticle structural glycoprotein SgAbd-8-like — protein MKLIILSIFFVCTITTILCRPADEPIAILKSETEGVNADGSYRFAYETANDIAVEESGILKNPGTDAETLEVTGKFSYKLSDGTPIELTYIANEGGFQPSGAHLPQPPPIPDAIQRALDYIASQPQKAEGSAPKPFFAKPK, from the exons ATAATTTTGTCCATTTTCTTCGTTTGTACTATAACGACTATTCTTTGTCGACCAGCTGATGAGCCAATTGCAATTCTGAAATCAGAAACTGAAGGTGTCAATGCTGATGGGTCTTATCGTTTTGCATACGAAACTGCTAACGATATAGCTGTTGAAGAATCAG GGATACTCAAGAATCCAGGAACAGATGCAGAAACACTAGAAGTAACTGGaaaatttagttataaattaaGTGATGGTACACCCATTGAACTTACGTATATAGCAAATGAAGGTGGATTCCAGCCATCTGGAGCTCACCTACCACAGCCCCCACCAATTCCCGATGCAATTCAACGTGCATTAGATTATATTGCAAGTCAACCACAAAAAGCAGAAGGCTCTGCACCAAAGCCGTTCTTTGCGAAACCAAAATAA